In Hymenobacter gelipurpurascens, one DNA window encodes the following:
- the pfkA gene encoding 6-phosphofructokinase, with the protein MKRIAVFTSGGDSPGMNACIRAVVRTAVYHGIEVYGIMRGYSGMIKGEFVKLDSASVANTIQKGGTILKSARSQKFQTKEGRQEAFDQLVNHGIDGLVAIGGNGTFTGATIFEQEFGIPTVGAPGTIDNDLYGTDYTIGYDTAVNTALEAIDKIRDTADSHDRCFFVEVMGRDSGYIAIPCAIGGGAEIVMIPETQMSTEAVIETLHSGWKRSKSSFLVVVAEGDFEGNAHAVAQQVKAAIPQLDTRVTIIGHIQRGGAPSAADRMLASQIGIACVEGLMNGMRNVMAGIVDRKLVYTPFTDTINKKKMINQSFMRMVEILSV; encoded by the coding sequence ATGAAACGCATTGCAGTTTTCACCAGCGGCGGCGATTCGCCGGGCATGAACGCCTGCATCCGGGCCGTTGTGCGCACGGCTGTTTACCACGGCATTGAAGTATATGGCATCATGCGCGGCTATAGCGGCATGATTAAAGGCGAGTTTGTGAAGCTGGATTCGGCTTCCGTCGCCAATACTATTCAGAAGGGCGGCACCATCCTCAAATCGGCGCGCAGCCAGAAGTTCCAGACCAAGGAAGGCCGCCAGGAGGCGTTCGACCAGCTTGTGAACCACGGCATTGATGGCCTAGTAGCTATTGGCGGCAACGGTACCTTCACGGGTGCCACCATCTTCGAGCAGGAGTTTGGCATCCCGACCGTAGGCGCCCCCGGCACCATCGACAACGACCTCTACGGCACCGACTATACTATTGGCTACGATACGGCCGTAAACACGGCGCTGGAGGCCATTGATAAGATTCGGGATACTGCTGACTCGCACGACCGTTGCTTCTTCGTGGAAGTTATGGGCCGCGACTCCGGCTATATTGCCATTCCGTGCGCCATTGGCGGCGGAGCCGAAATCGTGATGATTCCGGAAACCCAGATGTCGACGGAAGCCGTGATTGAGACGCTGCACAGCGGCTGGAAACGCTCCAAATCTTCGTTCCTGGTAGTAGTGGCCGAGGGCGATTTTGAAGGCAACGCCCACGCCGTGGCCCAGCAGGTGAAGGCCGCTATTCCACAGCTTGATACCCGCGTAACCATCATCGGCCACATTCAGCGCGGTGGCGCCCCTTCCGCCGCCGACCGGATGCTGGCTTCCCAGATCGGTATTGCCTGCGTAGAGGGCCTCATGAACGGCATGCGCAACGTGATGGCCGGCATCGTGGACCGCAAGCTGGTGTACACGCCCTTCACCGACACTATCAACAAGAAGAAGATGATCAACCAGAGCTTCATGCGTATGGTGGAGATTCTAAGCGTATAG
- a CDS encoding tellurite resistance TerB family protein codes for MFGFFENEQIKKVKSHLMNLAALAKADGHIDEREMSFIVAVGKKNGMRADDVRSIVGNASAITMVLPDNDSERFDQIFDLVDMMLADGVVDDHEMDFCIDMAAKLGFRKAIVGVLVRKISLGVKDGLPREQIKEETQSFLNYNNLQENE; via the coding sequence ATGTTTGGTTTTTTTGAGAACGAGCAGATCAAGAAGGTTAAGAGCCATCTGATGAATCTCGCGGCGCTGGCCAAAGCCGATGGACACATCGACGAACGGGAAATGAGCTTTATAGTAGCAGTAGGCAAGAAAAATGGCATGCGGGCCGATGATGTACGCTCCATTGTGGGCAATGCCAGCGCCATCACCATGGTGCTGCCCGACAACGACTCCGAGCGCTTCGACCAGATTTTTGACCTCGTGGACATGATGCTGGCCGATGGCGTGGTAGACGACCACGAAATGGATTTCTGTATCGATATGGCCGCCAAACTCGGCTTCCGCAAAGCCATAGTAGGCGTGCTGGTTCGTAAGATATCCTTGGGTGTGAAAGACGGATTGCCCCGTGAGCAAATCAAAGAAGAAACGCAGAGCTTCCTGAACTACAACAACCTACAGGAAAACGAGTAA